In Chitinophaga nivalis, a single genomic region encodes these proteins:
- a CDS encoding AsmA-like C-terminal region-containing protein, giving the protein MLKKLLKIVAITLVVLLLAAIAIPYFFKDKIIARVKTELNKRLTAQVDFKDVDISLLRRFPRLAVGLEDLRVTGTGEFAADTLLAVKQIDVALNLMSVIKGDKMDIYNIALSQPRIHAIVHKNGAANWNITKPDTTQANPADTSKTRFALSLQQYKIEDAYISYDDQQGNMQLIVEGLTHKGKGDFTQDQFTLETNTTADGITFRYGLIPYLSKVKTKLDAAIQIDNTTSTYTLKDSKAAINNLELALQGFFKLVNDSTYGMDLSLKAPSTNFKDILSLVPAVYKTDFDKIKTSGTAAFSGFVKGNYSPKQLPAFGLDLQVKDGFFQYPDLPKPVKNIQIAMKVSNPDGIPDHTIVDMSSGHLEMDNTPLDLRALVKTPVSDLYVDAAAKGKLDLSKITQFVKLENGTALTGLLDADITAKGNMSAIEKQQYDRFYAAGTLQLSNMLYKSKDYPDGVKINNLSLQFNPKNVTVKDLNGHYLGTNFSANGEVNNLLAYTLKNAPLDGKLNFRADEINLNKWMGTAATPASGTAANSAAAKKDSAAAMPFAVPANLNVALLANVDKIHYDKADLSNLSGNLLVKDETVTMQQLKANGLQGTLEINGSYSTKASKINPDINMAYNVQNLDVQQTFNTFNTVQLLMPIGKFLSGKINSQFAVHGKLGRDMMPELKTLTGEGNLLLVQGFLKQFAPVDQLASTLNIAQLKDLSLRDIKNYFAFENGRVKVNPFKVVVNGVRMDIAGSHGFDQSLDYTLQLALPRSMMGAAGNNLVNNLVSQAQNKGIPVKVGDSIHLQVLMAGNITKPALKTDLRESANNLKAQATELVKNKIDTIKNTVRDSINQIKNNAVNNLKNELKNQLTGKKDSANTGGKPLENIGKQAGESVKNTLNGLFRKKNNTDTTKH; this is encoded by the coding sequence GGGTTAAAACGGAGCTGAACAAGCGCCTGACCGCCCAGGTAGATTTTAAAGACGTGGATATCAGCCTGCTTCGCCGCTTCCCCCGGCTGGCAGTAGGCCTGGAAGATCTGCGTGTAACCGGCACCGGCGAATTTGCCGCCGATACCCTGCTGGCAGTCAAACAAATAGATGTGGCCCTCAACCTGATGAGCGTGATCAAAGGAGACAAAATGGACATCTACAACATTGCCCTCTCACAACCACGTATACACGCTATTGTACACAAAAATGGCGCGGCCAACTGGAATATCACGAAACCCGATACCACCCAGGCCAACCCGGCAGATACCAGCAAAACCCGTTTTGCCCTCAGCCTCCAGCAATATAAAATAGAAGATGCCTATATCAGCTACGACGACCAGCAAGGCAATATGCAGCTGATCGTGGAAGGCCTCACCCATAAAGGAAAGGGCGACTTCACCCAGGACCAGTTCACCCTGGAAACCAATACCACCGCAGATGGTATTACCTTCCGCTATGGACTGATTCCTTACCTGTCTAAGGTAAAAACCAAACTGGATGCTGCCATACAGATCGATAACACCACCAGCACCTATACCCTGAAAGACAGCAAAGCCGCTATCAACAACCTGGAGCTGGCCCTGCAAGGGTTCTTTAAACTGGTCAACGATTCTACCTATGGTATGGACCTGAGCCTGAAAGCGCCTTCTACCAACTTCAAAGACATCTTATCCCTGGTACCGGCCGTATACAAAACGGATTTTGACAAGATCAAAACCAGCGGTACAGCTGCTTTCAGTGGCTTCGTAAAAGGTAACTATTCACCGAAGCAGCTGCCAGCTTTTGGCCTCGACCTCCAGGTAAAAGATGGCTTCTTCCAATATCCGGACCTGCCCAAACCTGTGAAAAATATCCAGATTGCCATGAAAGTGAGCAACCCGGATGGTATACCGGATCATACCATTGTGGATATGTCTTCCGGTCACCTCGAGATGGACAACACCCCGCTGGACCTCCGTGCCCTGGTAAAAACACCGGTGTCTGACCTCTATGTAGATGCTGCCGCCAAAGGAAAACTGGACCTGTCAAAAATTACGCAGTTTGTTAAACTGGAAAATGGCACCGCCCTCACCGGCCTGCTGGATGCCGACATTACTGCGAAAGGCAACATGAGTGCCATCGAAAAACAACAATACGATCGTTTCTATGCTGCGGGCACCCTGCAGCTCAGCAACATGCTCTATAAAAGCAAGGATTATCCGGATGGGGTTAAAATCAATAACCTGTCCCTCCAGTTCAATCCTAAAAATGTGACGGTAAAAGACCTGAACGGACATTACCTGGGTACCAACTTCAGCGCCAATGGAGAAGTGAATAACCTGCTCGCCTATACGTTAAAGAATGCGCCGCTGGATGGTAAACTGAACTTCCGGGCAGATGAAATCAACCTGAATAAGTGGATGGGTACTGCTGCAACGCCGGCTTCCGGTACAGCTGCCAACAGCGCTGCCGCTAAAAAGGATTCCGCTGCCGCCATGCCATTTGCCGTACCTGCTAACCTGAACGTAGCACTCCTCGCCAATGTAGATAAAATACATTACGACAAGGCCGACCTCAGCAACCTGTCCGGTAACCTGCTGGTGAAAGATGAAACTGTGACCATGCAACAGCTGAAAGCCAACGGCCTGCAAGGTACCCTGGAAATCAATGGTAGCTACAGCACCAAAGCCAGCAAAATCAATCCGGATATCAACATGGCTTACAATGTGCAGAACCTGGATGTACAGCAAACCTTCAATACCTTCAACACGGTACAGCTGCTGATGCCGATCGGTAAATTCCTTTCCGGTAAAATCAACTCTCAGTTTGCCGTACATGGTAAACTGGGCAGAGACATGATGCCAGAGCTGAAAACCCTCACCGGTGAAGGTAACCTCCTGCTGGTACAAGGCTTCCTGAAACAGTTTGCTCCGGTAGATCAACTGGCCAGCACCCTGAATATTGCCCAGCTGAAAGACCTGTCTTTACGGGATATCAAAAACTATTTTGCCTTTGAAAACGGCCGCGTGAAAGTAAATCCGTTCAAAGTAGTGGTAAATGGCGTACGCATGGACATCGCCGGTTCGCACGGTTTCGACCAGTCGCTCGACTATACCCTGCAACTGGCACTGCCCCGCAGTATGATGGGTGCTGCCGGCAACAACCTGGTGAATAACCTGGTATCTCAGGCGCAGAATAAAGGCATTCCGGTGAAAGTGGGGGATAGCATCCACCTGCAGGTATTAATGGCCGGAAACATCACTAAACCAGCCTTAAAAACGGATCTGCGGGAAAGTGCCAACAACCTGAAAGCACAGGCTACCGAACTGGTGAAAAATAAAATCGATACTATCAAAAACACAGTGCGCGATAGTATCAACCAGATCAAAAACAATGCGGTAAACAACCTGAAAAATGAGTTAAAAAATCAGCTCACCGGCAAAAAAGATTCCGCCAATACCGGTGGTAAACCATTGGAAAATATTGGCAAACAGGCCGGAGAATCGGTAAAAAATACCCTCAACGGCTTGTTCCGGAAAAAGAACAATACCGATACCACGAAACATTAA